Proteins from a single region of Lysinibacillus sp. JNUCC-52:
- a CDS encoding DEAD/DEAH box helicase — MKYKGWLLPPALRDFHEGRIWLMEHSPFANYDIQYAIDKKYLHIIEGIQTRPRLRCNRCYNDKPQFFTMFDCSKCQQQCVYCRHCLSMGRVSSCTQLIIWRGPKAYRKRQHPLKWKGQLTELQQQAANELLESIEAGRCHLISAVCGAGKTELLFQPVQYALEKGMRVCIAAPRTDVVLELLPRFQKAFPETVIHAYYSGAPQQNGYAQLILATTHQLYRFEQAFDVMIVDEADAFPYSFDETLARAVKKAKTAQASTYFITATPSQTLIDQFKYCSSIPKRYHNNPLPVPRFSSLWGYEKSLKRGRLPRKLKVWIEERLTKKEPFLIFLPKVELLKIAMPLFQRIHANILAVHADDPERKEKVLQLRNEEIPGLVTTTILERGITIKNVQVAVVGAESAIFTGSALIQIAGRVGRHEAYAEGDVVFFHHGITIAMDEAREKIIYNNKVGFSQ; from the coding sequence ATGAAATATAAAGGATGGCTGTTGCCTCCTGCTTTACGAGATTTTCATGAAGGGCGTATATGGTTAATGGAACATTCACCATTTGCTAATTATGACATACAGTATGCTATTGATAAAAAGTATCTTCATATAATAGAAGGTATTCAAACAAGACCACGATTAAGATGTAACCGTTGCTATAATGATAAGCCTCAGTTTTTTACGATGTTTGATTGCTCAAAATGCCAACAACAATGTGTGTATTGTAGACATTGCCTAAGTATGGGCAGAGTGAGTAGCTGCACGCAACTGATCATATGGCGAGGGCCGAAAGCTTATAGAAAAAGACAGCATCCACTCAAATGGAAAGGCCAACTGACGGAACTTCAACAACAGGCGGCGAATGAGTTGCTTGAAAGTATTGAAGCAGGTCGATGTCATTTGATTTCAGCGGTGTGTGGGGCTGGTAAGACAGAGCTGCTTTTTCAACCAGTACAGTATGCGCTGGAAAAAGGGATGCGCGTTTGTATTGCAGCGCCACGAACAGATGTTGTGCTAGAGTTGTTGCCACGCTTTCAAAAGGCTTTTCCTGAAACCGTCATTCACGCTTATTATAGTGGAGCGCCGCAGCAGAACGGTTATGCGCAATTAATACTGGCGACGACACATCAGCTATATCGCTTTGAACAGGCATTTGATGTCATGATTGTTGATGAGGCGGATGCATTCCCTTATTCATTCGATGAAACATTAGCAAGAGCCGTGAAAAAAGCCAAAACTGCACAAGCCTCAACTTACTTTATTACAGCAACACCATCACAGACATTAATTGATCAGTTTAAATATTGCTCATCTATTCCAAAAAGATATCACAATAATCCTTTGCCAGTGCCACGCTTTAGCTCGCTATGGGGATATGAAAAAAGCTTAAAACGGGGAAGACTCCCGAGAAAGCTAAAAGTTTGGATAGAGGAGCGGCTAACTAAAAAAGAACCATTTCTTATTTTTTTACCGAAAGTTGAATTGTTGAAAATTGCCATGCCACTTTTTCAAAGGATACATGCAAATATTTTAGCCGTTCATGCTGACGACCCAGAACGAAAAGAAAAAGTACTTCAGCTACGTAATGAAGAAATTCCTGGATTAGTAACGACGACGATTTTAGAAAGAGGTATCACGATAAAAAATGTACAAGTCGCTGTTGTTGGGGCAGAATCGGCTATTTTTACTGGAAGTGCATTGATTCAAATTGCAGGACGAGTTGGGCGACATGAAGCATATGCAGAGGGAGATGTCGTGTTTTTTCATCATGGCATCACAATCGCCATGGATGAAGCGCGCGAGAAAATAATTTATAACAATAAGGTAGGGTTCTCCCAATGA
- a CDS encoding glycosyltransferase family 4 protein, which translates to MLYVSLIAAFVASILLTPLVKRLAFRIGAVDAPNYRKVHARIMPRLGGLAIFLAFLIGVAFLQPQGENSLAIIIGACIIVATGVIDDMREISAKAKMLGQVVAALIVIFVGGIQIDFINLPFGGQLDFGFLSIPFTILWIVGITNAINLIDGLDGLAAGVSSIALITLSGMAFIMGDMFVLAFAAILAAATIGFLFYNFHPAKIFMGDTGALFLGFMISVLALLGYKNFTIISLIIPVIMLGVPISDTFFAIVRRLRMKKKWSDPDKSHLHHRLLDMGFTHRQTVLIIYGIAMMFGLAAIIFSMAKLWGAILLITVILIAIEIFVEIIGLAGKNYKPLLNFMRIFNK; encoded by the coding sequence ATGCTTTACGTGTCTTTAATAGCAGCATTCGTTGCTTCCATTTTGTTAACTCCACTAGTTAAACGTTTAGCGTTTAGAATTGGTGCCGTTGACGCGCCAAACTATCGAAAAGTACATGCACGCATAATGCCAAGGCTTGGTGGTCTGGCAATTTTCCTTGCGTTTTTAATAGGGGTGGCGTTTTTACAGCCACAAGGTGAAAATAGTTTAGCGATTATTATCGGAGCTTGTATTATTGTAGCAACTGGTGTCATTGATGATATGCGCGAAATTTCCGCAAAGGCAAAAATGCTTGGGCAAGTAGTAGCGGCCCTTATCGTTATTTTTGTTGGCGGAATTCAAATTGACTTTATTAACTTGCCATTTGGTGGCCAATTAGATTTCGGTTTCTTAAGTATTCCATTTACTATACTATGGATTGTTGGTATTACGAATGCGATTAACTTAATTGATGGCTTAGATGGTTTAGCTGCAGGTGTTTCTTCTATTGCACTAATCACATTATCAGGTATGGCATTTATAATGGGCGATATGTTCGTATTAGCCTTTGCAGCAATTTTAGCTGCAGCGACAATTGGTTTCTTATTTTATAACTTCCATCCAGCAAAAATCTTCATGGGAGATACTGGAGCACTATTTTTAGGATTTATGATTTCAGTATTAGCATTATTAGGATATAAAAACTTTACGATCATTTCGTTAATTATCCCAGTTATTATGCTAGGTGTACCGATTTCTGATACATTCTTTGCAATTGTTCGTCGCTTACGTATGAAGAAAAAATGGTCGGATCCAGATAAATCGCATTTACATCATCGATTATTGGATATGGGCTTTACACATCGTCAAACTGTACTGATTATTTATGGCATTGCGATGATGTTCGGCTTAGCTGCTATTATCTTCTCAATGGCTAAATTATGGGGAGCAATATTGCTTATTACAGTTATTTTAATCGCCATTGAAATTTTTGTTGAAATCATAGGACTCGCTGGCAAAAATTATAAACCGCTCTTAAATTTCATGCGGATTTTTAATAAATAA
- a CDS encoding DUF3225 domain-containing protein: MMLKKSILAVLTLLVLTACGNKDEDLTAKEREKVIEDGTVGFEMMGGEVEKATNVPVNEEEAILAAFEEYIAALNEEEIHRYMKTISKNPKGFKYDEEKVFAEEIFDQFDTKRDVTNVTIAKYGQEEAQVFANMTMHSLQLETNVEHDSAGRQVTVFVKEDGAWKVTSVFYIGDDSKSSTGNQ, from the coding sequence ATGATGTTAAAGAAAAGTATTCTAGCAGTTTTAACCTTATTAGTGTTAACTGCCTGTGGCAATAAAGATGAAGACTTAACTGCAAAAGAGCGAGAAAAGGTTATTGAGGATGGTACAGTAGGCTTTGAAATGATGGGTGGAGAAGTCGAAAAAGCGACGAATGTACCAGTTAATGAGGAAGAAGCAATTTTAGCGGCGTTTGAAGAATATATTGCCGCATTAAATGAAGAAGAAATTCATCGTTATATGAAAACGATATCTAAGAACCCAAAAGGCTTTAAATATGATGAAGAAAAAGTATTTGCAGAAGAAATATTTGACCAATTTGATACGAAACGTGATGTTACTAATGTAACGATTGCAAAGTATGGTCAGGAAGAAGCACAAGTATTTGCTAATATGACGATGCACTCTTTACAACTTGAGACGAATGTCGAACACGATAGTGCTGGACGACAAGTTACGGTATTTGTAAAAGAGGATGGGGCTTGGAAAGTGACGAGCGTCTTTTATATTGGTGATGATTCAAAATCTAGCACGGGCAATCAATAA
- a CDS encoding response regulator, with the protein MTKIIIVDDHQLFREGVKRILDFEDTFDVIAEGDDGTDVVNLYAENQPDVVLMDINMPGKNGVEATADLIAEFPDAKVIMLSIHDDETYVTHALKSGALGYMLKEMDADEIVEAIKVVANGGSYLHPKVTKNLVAEFRRLSEHENKGNFHQTEIRRPFHLLTKRECEVLQLLTDGQSNRTIGETLFISEKTVKNHVSSILQKMNVNDRTQAVVTAIKNGWVEVR; encoded by the coding sequence ATGACGAAGATAATTATTGTAGATGATCACCAGCTATTCCGAGAAGGGGTTAAACGTATCTTAGATTTTGAAGATACGTTTGATGTAATTGCAGAAGGTGACGATGGCACAGATGTTGTAAACTTATATGCGGAAAATCAACCGGATGTTGTTTTAATGGACATCAATATGCCAGGAAAAAATGGTGTAGAGGCAACAGCTGATTTAATTGCAGAATTTCCAGATGCAAAAGTCATCATGCTATCTATCCATGATGATGAAACATATGTAACACATGCATTAAAATCAGGTGCACTTGGCTATATGCTAAAAGAGATGGATGCTGATGAAATCGTAGAAGCGATTAAAGTAGTGGCAAATGGCGGCTCTTATTTACATCCAAAAGTAACAAAAAATTTAGTAGCAGAATTCCGTCGCCTTTCTGAACATGAAAACAAAGGTAACTTCCATCAAACGGAAATTCGTCGTCCATTCCATTTACTAACAAAACGTGAATGTGAAGTTTTACAATTACTAACAGACGGTCAATCTAACCGTACAATCGGTGAGACACTGTTTATTTCTGAAAAAACGGTTAAAAACCACGTTTCAAGCATTTTACAAAAAATGAATGTAAACGACCGTACACAAGCCGTAGTAACTGCCATTAAAAATGGTTGGGTTGAAGTACGATAA
- a CDS encoding YigZ family protein, protein MRDNYLTVKGYGESEIIISKSRFLTYIERAESEEDAMLFIERIKKMHHNATHNCSAYIIGEHDYIQKANDDGEPSGTAGVPMLEVLKKQGLKDTVVVVTRYFGGIKLGGGGLIRAYGKATTEGLLAAQVVERKLHHLMKIVIDYTWLGKVENEIRNSAYSLEEIRYLEGVEIIVSVLKEEENQFTNWITELTNGQASVSFESAQFIEFIVK, encoded by the coding sequence ATGAGAGATAACTATTTAACTGTAAAAGGCTATGGAGAAAGTGAAATCATAATATCTAAATCTCGCTTTCTCACTTATATAGAACGCGCTGAAAGCGAAGAGGATGCAATGTTGTTTATTGAGCGCATAAAAAAAATGCATCATAATGCGACACATAATTGCTCTGCTTATATAATTGGGGAGCATGATTATATCCAAAAGGCAAATGATGATGGGGAACCTAGTGGCACGGCAGGCGTCCCTATGTTAGAGGTTTTAAAAAAACAAGGCTTAAAAGATACGGTCGTTGTCGTCACACGCTACTTTGGTGGCATAAAATTGGGCGGCGGCGGTCTTATTCGTGCTTACGGTAAAGCAACAACAGAAGGATTACTCGCTGCACAAGTTGTCGAACGCAAGCTACACCACCTAATGAAAATTGTCATCGACTACACTTGGCTTGGAAAAGTAGAAAATGAGATTCGCAACTCCGCATACTCATTAGAGGAAATTCGCTACTTAGAAGGTGTCGAAATCATTGTTTCCGTGTTGAAAGAGGAAGAAAATCAGTTTACCAATTGGATTACAGAACTTACAAATGGACAAGCTTCTGTCTCATTCGAGAGTGCGCAATTTATCGAATTTATTGTGAAATAA
- a CDS encoding accessory Sec system S-layer assembly protein: protein MGLFSFFKKSDKIVQENTIDSKDLLGKVSANKGDNRDVVTKLSFHPEWDVPQEQKYIFNFLANDLEPLKPNQLSLSSISIEEEPRTGKWLVRAFFRSSLAEAIELGEIELFIMDKNDELIASKKFDFKALGTIPAESARPWVFEFEKSTIKVDEVPEDGWKIAFNLVSLRGHQLELDPTWEKQLPAAQKEELAKIVSTLPKLGETEVNFTGLQAKLADNGNLNVSIFIRNGHNKAINLEQLPLEIIDATGKQIAKGSFTMDPILTVQPNSTKPWTFIFPAELVDAQQADLSRWTARVTQ from the coding sequence ATGGGTTTATTTTCATTTTTTAAGAAATCAGACAAAATCGTTCAAGAAAACACAATTGATTCTAAAGATTTACTAGGAAAAGTTTCAGCAAATAAAGGTGACAATCGTGACGTTGTAACGAAACTTTCATTCCATCCTGAATGGGATGTACCTCAGGAACAAAAATACATTTTTAACTTCCTAGCAAATGACCTAGAGCCATTAAAACCAAATCAATTATCACTATCATCTATTAGTATTGAAGAGGAGCCACGCACGGGCAAATGGCTTGTACGCGCCTTCTTCCGTTCATCATTAGCAGAAGCAATTGAACTAGGTGAAATTGAATTATTCATTATGGATAAAAATGATGAGCTAATAGCTTCTAAAAAATTCGATTTTAAAGCGCTTGGCACAATTCCAGCTGAAAGTGCACGTCCATGGGTATTTGAATTTGAAAAATCAACTATTAAAGTTGACGAAGTACCAGAAGACGGCTGGAAAATTGCCTTTAACCTTGTCTCATTACGTGGTCACCAATTAGAGTTAGACCCTACATGGGAGAAACAGTTACCAGCTGCACAAAAGGAAGAGCTTGCAAAAATCGTGAGTACATTACCAAAGTTAGGTGAAACGGAAGTTAACTTCACTGGTCTACAAGCAAAGCTTGCTGATAATGGGAACCTAAATGTATCCATCTTTATCCGTAATGGTCACAACAAAGCGATTAATTTAGAGCAATTACCATTAGAAATCATCGATGCAACAGGTAAACAAATTGCAAAAGGTTCCTTTACAATGGATCCAATCTTAACTGTCCAACCGAACTCAACAAAACCTTGGACATTCATTTTCCCAGCTGAACTTGTTGATGCACAACAAGCTGATCTTTCTCGCTGGACAGCACGCGTTACTCAATAA
- a CDS encoding LCP family protein yields MKRTNVKRKKRSSKASFIIKVALLLVASFLICVTAYGVYITKQAEHAANSAHEELEGRDVSTLREEKVEPVHDNVSILFVGVDDSENRGQGSDHSRSDALILATLNNNTKTIKMLSIPRDSYVYIPSVGYKDKITHAHALGGTLATIETVEGLLDIPIDYYVRMNFNAFIDVVDALGGIEAEVPYALHEKDEFDRNTINLKPGLQHLSGSQALALARTRKQDNDIQRGIRQQEILTAITNKVASVGSITKYDDVIKAIGDNMKTNMTFSEMKSFLSYLKQGKPRIDSLTLEGNDDMSTGVYYYQLDQQSVDDVSQILKNHLALKSSSSTLTNNNTDKDNAAGEDSSTNESAQ; encoded by the coding sequence ATGAAAAGAACAAATGTAAAAAGGAAAAAGAGGTCTTCTAAAGCGTCTTTCATTATAAAAGTAGCATTACTACTTGTTGCTAGTTTCCTAATTTGCGTTACGGCCTACGGAGTATATATTACAAAGCAAGCCGAGCACGCTGCAAACTCAGCACATGAAGAATTAGAAGGTCGCGATGTTTCTACACTAAGAGAAGAAAAAGTAGAACCAGTTCATGATAATGTTTCGATTTTATTTGTAGGTGTTGATGATAGCGAAAATCGTGGACAAGGTTCTGATCACTCACGCTCAGACGCTCTGATTTTAGCGACTTTAAACAACAACACAAAAACGATTAAAATGTTAAGTATCCCTCGTGATTCTTACGTTTATATTCCTTCAGTAGGTTATAAAGATAAAATTACCCATGCACATGCTTTAGGCGGTACACTAGCAACAATTGAAACAGTTGAAGGACTTCTAGATATACCAATTGACTACTACGTGCGCATGAACTTTAATGCATTTATTGATGTTGTCGACGCATTAGGCGGCATCGAAGCAGAAGTGCCATATGCATTACACGAAAAAGATGAATTTGATCGTAATACAATTAATTTAAAACCAGGTTTACAGCATTTAAGTGGTAGTCAAGCACTTGCACTTGCCCGTACTCGTAAACAAGATAATGATATTCAACGTGGTATTCGCCAACAAGAAATTTTAACAGCTATTACAAATAAAGTAGCTTCAGTCGGTTCTATTACAAAGTATGATGATGTCATTAAAGCAATTGGTGATAATATGAAAACAAATATGACATTTAGTGAAATGAAATCATTCCTGTCATATTTAAAACAAGGTAAACCACGCATCGATTCGTTAACTTTAGAAGGTAACGATGATATGTCTACAGGTGTTTACTATTATCAACTAGATCAGCAATCAGTTGATGACGTATCACAAATTCTTAAAAATCATTTAGCTTTAAAATCTTCATCTTCAACGTTAACAAATAATAATACAGATAAAGATAATGCAGCTGGCGAAGACAGTTCGACTAACGAGTCAGCACAATAG
- the secA2 gene encoding accessory Sec system translocase SecA2: MFSIFKRNNEQTSARQLKRYYKIVEQINNLEENYVNKSDAELREMTFIFKDRLEQGEPITSIIPDAFAVVREASKRVLGMRHFDVQLIGGLVLTEGNIAEMPTGEGKTLVASLPSYVRALEGKGVHVITVNDYLAKRDFELVGQIHRFLGLTVGLNIPMMEPTEKKEAYNADITYGVGTEFGFDYLRDNMAHSLADKVQSAYHFAIIDEVDSVLIDEAKTPLIIAGKMPANDELHRIAAMLAKRFKAEEDYDFDDETKATSLTDKGIEKVEAAFNVDNLYDLEHQTLYHYVIQAVRAHVMFQRDVDYIVKEDKIELVDMFTGRILEGRSLSDGLHQAIEAKEGVTITEENKAQAQITIQNYFRMYPKLSGMTGTAKTQEKEIREVYGMEVIQIPTNRPRQRVDQPDMIFKTQAAKYKFVAAEAKQRHAKGQPVLIGTTSILQSEMVADHLKKEGLKFQLLNAKTVEQEVELISQAGQKGRITVATNMAGRGTDIVLGDDVHELGGLYVIGTEKHESRRVDNQLRGRSGRQGDVGESRFILSIEDDMFRRYAKEEVEKFSAKMVVDENEVIQNKDVQELINRTQRIVEGSQYGMREYNLKLDDVINDQRTVIYGLRDKILAGEDLMGELKKMLSETVDFAVRDAAPEELPSVEWAYDQMENSLNSLFITPVTIDREVGKVKQILADVQPSEQELLDHMQKFAENEQVMAVIPQVMLSYLDSGWVKHLEAMAHLKEGIGLRHYQQEDPMRIYQREGLELFGKNFQELRRSIIIEITGFMKMIEGQQEVQ, encoded by the coding sequence ATGTTCTCAATTTTTAAACGCAACAACGAGCAAACAAGTGCTCGTCAATTAAAACGCTACTATAAAATAGTAGAGCAAATTAATAATCTAGAAGAAAACTATGTCAATAAGTCAGATGCTGAATTAAGAGAAATGACTTTTATTTTCAAGGATCGCTTAGAACAAGGCGAACCAATTACATCAATTATCCCAGACGCATTTGCAGTTGTACGCGAAGCCTCAAAGCGTGTTTTAGGAATGCGCCATTTTGATGTACAGCTGATTGGTGGACTTGTATTAACAGAAGGCAATATTGCAGAAATGCCTACAGGTGAAGGGAAAACGCTTGTCGCTTCACTGCCCTCTTATGTACGCGCATTAGAAGGTAAAGGTGTTCATGTCATCACAGTCAATGACTACTTAGCTAAACGTGACTTTGAGCTTGTTGGACAAATTCACCGCTTCCTAGGTTTAACAGTTGGATTAAATATTCCAATGATGGAACCTACTGAGAAAAAAGAAGCGTATAACGCAGATATCACGTACGGTGTAGGTACAGAATTTGGTTTCGACTATTTACGTGACAATATGGCACATAGCTTAGCGGATAAAGTGCAAAGTGCTTATCATTTCGCCATTATCGATGAAGTCGATAGTGTGCTTATTGACGAAGCAAAAACGCCACTAATTATTGCTGGTAAAATGCCTGCAAATGATGAGCTACACCGCATTGCAGCAATGTTAGCTAAACGCTTTAAAGCTGAAGAAGACTATGATTTTGATGATGAAACAAAAGCTACTTCTTTAACAGATAAAGGCATTGAAAAAGTAGAGGCTGCTTTCAATGTTGATAATTTATATGATTTAGAACATCAAACACTTTATCACTATGTGATCCAAGCTGTTCGTGCCCATGTCATGTTCCAGCGTGACGTTGATTATATCGTTAAAGAAGATAAAATCGAGCTTGTAGACATGTTCACAGGTCGTATTTTAGAAGGTCGTTCTCTTTCTGATGGCTTACACCAAGCTATCGAAGCAAAAGAAGGCGTAACAATTACAGAAGAAAATAAAGCACAGGCACAAATTACAATTCAAAACTATTTCCGTATGTATCCGAAGCTTTCTGGGATGACAGGTACAGCGAAAACACAGGAAAAAGAAATTCGTGAAGTGTATGGCATGGAAGTAATTCAAATTCCAACAAACCGTCCACGTCAACGTGTTGATCAACCTGATATGATTTTCAAAACGCAAGCTGCCAAATATAAATTTGTAGCTGCTGAAGCGAAACAACGACATGCTAAAGGACAACCAGTGTTAATTGGAACAACATCTATTCTACAATCCGAAATGGTTGCAGATCATTTGAAAAAAGAGGGCCTGAAATTCCAATTGTTAAATGCAAAAACGGTTGAACAAGAAGTTGAGCTTATTTCTCAAGCAGGTCAAAAAGGACGTATTACCGTTGCTACAAATATGGCTGGTCGTGGTACAGATATCGTGCTAGGCGACGATGTCCATGAACTTGGTGGACTGTATGTTATCGGTACCGAAAAGCATGAAAGCCGACGCGTTGATAATCAGCTGCGCGGTCGCTCTGGTCGTCAAGGTGACGTAGGTGAAAGTCGCTTCATTCTCTCTATTGAAGATGATATGTTCCGCCGCTATGCAAAAGAAGAAGTTGAAAAATTCTCTGCAAAAATGGTTGTGGATGAAAATGAGGTCATTCAAAACAAAGATGTACAAGAGCTAATTAATCGTACACAGCGCATTGTTGAAGGCTCACAATACGGCATGCGTGAGTACAATTTAAAATTAGACGATGTTATCAATGATCAACGTACTGTTATTTATGGTTTACGTGACAAGATTTTAGCTGGCGAGGATTTAATGGGTGAGTTGAAAAAAATGCTGAGCGAAACGGTCGATTTTGCAGTGCGAGATGCTGCGCCTGAAGAGCTCCCTTCTGTAGAATGGGCTTATGACCAAATGGAAAATTCACTTAATTCGTTATTCATTACTCCAGTCACGATCGATCGTGAAGTAGGTAAAGTGAAGCAAATTTTAGCTGATGTCCAGCCTTCTGAGCAAGAACTCCTTGATCATATGCAAAAATTTGCAGAAAATGAGCAAGTAATGGCTGTTATTCCACAAGTTATGTTGAGTTATTTAGATAGTGGCTGGGTGAAGCATTTAGAAGCAATGGCTCACTTAAAAGAAGGTATTGGCTTACGTCATTATCAACAAGAAGATCCAATGCGTATTTATCAACGCGAAGGACTTGAATTATTCGGAAAGAACTTCCAGGAATTACGCCGTTCTATTATTATTGAAATTACAGGCTTCATGAAAATGATTGAAGGACAACAGGAGGTACAATAA
- a CDS encoding DegV family protein has product MRTAIVTDSTAYITPEERARLNIRMIPLSVNIAGELFAEEVDITASEFYNKVRGAKEFPKTTQPPIGEFAALFEELANDYDEVISIHLSSGISGTYQGAVQAGEMVEGIDVFAFDSEISCAVQGFYVLRAAEMAAQGCTAQEILAALADMKQSIRAYFIVDDLAHLQRGGRLSSAAALIGGLLQVKPVLHFVDKVIVPFEKIRTRKKALKRAEELLAEDANKYDKMDAVVIHGNCQKEAEEWLAQLAATYPNVDFKLSYFGPVIGTHLGEGAMGLGWTKK; this is encoded by the coding sequence ATGAGGACGGCAATCGTAACAGACAGTACTGCATACATTACGCCAGAAGAACGAGCGCGCTTAAATATTCGTATGATTCCGTTAAGTGTAAACATCGCAGGTGAATTATTCGCAGAGGAAGTAGATATTACGGCTTCTGAATTTTATAATAAAGTACGTGGGGCAAAAGAATTCCCTAAAACAACACAGCCACCAATTGGTGAGTTTGCTGCTCTCTTTGAAGAGTTGGCAAATGATTATGACGAAGTAATTTCTATTCATTTATCAAGTGGTATAAGCGGTACATATCAAGGTGCTGTTCAAGCAGGAGAAATGGTGGAAGGTATTGATGTATTCGCATTTGACAGCGAGATTTCTTGTGCGGTTCAAGGCTTTTACGTGCTACGTGCAGCTGAAATGGCGGCGCAAGGTTGCACGGCACAAGAAATATTAGCAGCATTAGCGGACATGAAGCAGTCTATTCGTGCTTACTTCATTGTAGATGACTTAGCGCACTTACAACGTGGAGGCCGTCTATCTTCAGCAGCAGCTTTAATTGGAGGTTTATTACAAGTAAAGCCTGTTTTGCATTTTGTAGATAAGGTAATTGTACCTTTCGAAAAAATTCGTACACGTAAGAAAGCACTAAAGCGTGCAGAAGAATTACTAGCAGAAGATGCAAACAAGTATGACAAGATGGATGCAGTAGTCATACATGGTAACTGCCAAAAAGAAGCTGAAGAATGGTTAGCACAGCTCGCTGCAACCTATCCGAACGTAGACTTTAAATTGAGCTATTTCGGCCCAGTTATTGGCACACACCTTGGTGAAGGTGCGATGGGATTAGGCTGGACAAAAAAATAA
- a CDS encoding sensor histidine kinase — translation MFSNDTFDLKSLDDVFNRMLETIMSSKDDIFIISEQSRRSFEDMQRELEIVRKQISTVIDEGDALEKSTQLAKQRLVLVSKAFDNYTEEQVRDAYETAHDFQLKLSVIKTQEKQLRDKRDDLERRLRGLLDTIERADHIVNQVNVILNYLTSDLKNVGLALEQAKMKQDFGIRIIAAQEEERKRLSREIHDGPAQMLANVLMRTDLIERTYREKGIEYALAEIADLKKTVRNALSEVRRIIYDLRPMALDDLGIVPTLKKYLSTVTEYNPGVEIHFQSRSTEQRIPSNYEVSIFRLVQECVTNAMKHGKCKDIWVKLEWLNNAVNIVVKDDGVGFDQKVVKDHSFGILGMRERIEILNGTISIESEINRGTTVLFKIPLEVD, via the coding sequence ATGTTTTCAAATGATACCTTCGATTTAAAGTCGCTTGATGACGTATTCAATCGAATGTTAGAAACAATAATGAGCTCTAAAGACGATATTTTCATTATAAGTGAACAAAGCCGTAGAAGCTTTGAAGATATGCAACGAGAGCTAGAAATTGTTCGAAAACAGATTTCAACTGTCATCGATGAAGGCGATGCTTTAGAAAAAAGCACGCAACTTGCTAAGCAAAGACTTGTGTTAGTGAGTAAAGCTTTTGATAATTATACCGAAGAACAAGTTAGAGATGCATATGAAACGGCCCATGATTTTCAATTGAAGCTCTCCGTCATTAAAACACAAGAAAAGCAACTGCGCGACAAAAGAGATGATTTAGAGCGACGTCTAAGAGGATTACTCGATACAATTGAACGTGCTGATCATATTGTTAATCAAGTAAATGTTATTTTAAATTATTTAACGTCTGATTTAAAAAATGTTGGGTTAGCGCTTGAACAAGCGAAAATGAAGCAAGATTTTGGTATACGAATAATCGCAGCGCAAGAAGAAGAGCGAAAACGTTTATCAAGAGAAATTCATGATGGACCTGCGCAAATGTTGGCCAATGTCTTAATGCGTACGGACTTAATTGAAAGAACGTATCGTGAAAAGGGCATTGAATATGCTTTGGCTGAAATTGCTGATTTGAAAAAAACAGTGCGCAATGCGCTATCAGAAGTGCGACGTATTATTTATGATTTACGTCCTATGGCACTCGATGATTTAGGTATTGTACCGACATTAAAGAAATATTTGTCGACTGTGACCGAATATAATCCGGGAGTTGAAATCCATTTTCAGTCAAGGAGTACAGAACAACGTATTCCATCAAACTATGAAGTATCCATTTTCCGTTTAGTTCAGGAATGTGTAACAAATGCTATGAAACACGGGAAATGTAAGGATATTTGGGTAAAGCTTGAATGGTTGAATAACGCGGTAAATATTGTCGTGAAAGATGATGGCGTTGGATTCGATCAAAAAGTTGTAAAAGATCATTCCTTTGGTATTTTAGGAATGCGAGAACGAATTGAAATATTAAATGGTACAATCTCAATTGAAAGCGAGATTAATAGAGGTACAACGGTACTATTTAAAATTCCGTTAGAAGTAGATTAA